GGCCCTGGTTGCGCCGCAAGCCGGATACGTAGCTGATGTACGGCTCTTGCGCGCACGCGGACGCTTCTGCGGCAGTGAATGACCACGCATGGGGCGCCGCATCCGCGACCTCATCCCCGGGTCCAATAAAACTGACTGATGCGTTATACGCGGTCCCGGGAATCAAATCATCTGCCGCGTCATTCGGGTCCAAATTAAAATGGTACTCTTTGCAAAAATCATTCGGATTGCCGCTCCCGGCAAAGTTGTCCTCCGGCACGCTGCGCAATGCAATGCCGGCCGGAGCGAGTTCACCGCCGAGCACCAAACCCGCGTTGCCATTCGCGTCCACCCCGCAGCTGCCGGTGCGCACGTTGTACATGGACGTATTGAATTTCAGAAACGCGGGGGTTGCCGGGCACGCATAGCCATACCCGTTGCTCGGGCGCACGAACGAGACCCCGGGCGCGTCCGCGCCTGTGGTAAAGGTGATTTCAACCGGAGGCGCAAGCTCATTCCCGCACAAATCAGCAATGTTTTGAATGGTAAGGCGGTATTCGGTGTATGGTTCCAGATACGGCAGGCTGTCATACACGGCAACATAACCCTCATTCAGCGAGAATATCAGCCTGTTCCCCTGCAGTGTAGCGTCAAAAACATTTGCCGGAAACAGAAATCCGGAATCAACCGCCGTAAGCATAATATTGGCGGCATCAAGCTCCCCTGCGGCGGTAATGACGCTTAGCACGTCAATGGATTCGGAAAACTCCAGGCTGAAGAGCACGCTGCGCGGAACATTGGTGTCCCCGTTGCCCGGGTATGCGGCAGCCAAAACCGGAGCAACTGAATCCTTGGTCGTGCCCGTGGTGAATGACCAATAGTGGTACTCGCCGTCCCCGTCATCCCGCGTACCCCCGCAATCGCTGCATCCCGAGAGCTCCAATCCGCGCGCATCGCGCAATGTTCTGTCCAAACGAACCTCGTATGTTGTGTTCTGCGTCCAGTCCAGCCGGGCTCCGTCGCCGCCAACGCGCTTAAAAGAGATCACGTTGTTGCGCTTCTCAATTTGAATGGTCCCCTCATCAACAAACGTGCCGCCGCCCGCATCCCGCTTGATGGTGAGCGTGTCTCCGTTCTTGAGCGTTTCAAACGGCTCGGCATTGAGCCAGTGGTTGAACTGCGCCTGGATGCTGGAGCACAACTGCACGTCTTGGCTTTGGTCAGTGCTGTTGTGGGCCGTTTCAAACGAATCAACCACAAACTCCGCAACGCCTCCTCCCGGCGGCAGGACCCCGCCCGTCCCGCCATCGCCATCGCCTCCCCCGCCCGTGGCCCCGCTCAAGCGGCTTATGACGAACGCGGCAATGGCCCAGGACGACAAGATGATCACAAGCCCGATCACGGCATTGCGCAAAATACTTTTAGCGCGGCTAATCTGCTCCTCGTTGCCGGACGCGGTCATCCACAGGTACCCCGCATACATGATGACAATCACCGCAACAATACCTAAAAATCCGAACGCCACATTGATGATGGTTGCCGCAATTGACTTGACGTCCCGGTCGGTCTGCACCCCAACCTCGGTAAATCCCGAGTCAAGCCCGAACCGTTCAGCGCGGGGATCAGCTATTTGCGCGAACGCATCCGGCAACGGCGCAAACAAAAAAGCCGCCGCAAAGAGGCATGCTAAAATGATATGCGCAAAACGCGCCTTGGACTGGAATCCAATAAAAGTAGAGCCTGGTGTGCGCATTCTGGAATTATTTGCTTTTCGTTTTGGTTTTGGATGCAGCAACCTCTTTTCGGGCCTGCTTCAAAAGATCCGAGCCCTTTTTGGCTGCCGCACGCAAGGTTTCCTCAACCATCTCGCGATCAACTCCGGCCTTTTCCAGGCCCTCGGCAACCTTTTTGCGCGCTTTTTTCCCGGCCACCGGAGTGAGGAGCGCCGCCGCAGCCGCGCCCAGGAGCGCGCCGGCTAAAAATTTCCCTGACTTTCCCATGTTTATTTTTATTACCTCATAAATGCAGGAACTATCCGTTCCCCAAAAGCTCGCGGACCATTTGTCCGACCTCATCCCCGCTCGCGCGCCCGCGGACCTGCGGCATGATGCGGCCCATGACTTTTCCCAAGTCCGCCAAGCTTTCCGCGCCGGTTTCGGCAAGCGCGGCTTTTACCACGTCCTTGAGCTCTTGGCCCGTAAGCGGTGCGGGCAAATAAGCGGACAAGAACGCAACTTCCTTTTGGAGGCGCGCCGCTTCCTCGGGGCGGCCCGCTTTCTCGTTCGCTTCTATGGACTCCTTGTGCTGCTTGATTTCACGCTGGAGAATTGCGATGATGTCCTCGTCCGAGGCAGCGCCGCGCTTCTCTATTTCAAAATTCTTGATGCCGGAACGGACCAAACGAAGCACGGAAAGCGTTTCAGCATCGCGCGATTTCAGCGCTTGTTTAAAGTCAGTATCAAGCTGCTCGGAAAGCAGGGGCATAGCCTATGCGTTTATACTCTCTTTTTTTGGGGGCTGCCGCGCTTCTTAGCGCCCCCGGGGCCCCCGCGTGAAAATCGGGAGCGGCCAAACACATCTTCCGAGAGCTCGCCGATCTTGCGCAAGTACTCCTCCTTGGCGCGGACCGCGAGCCTGCGGAGCGCGTCTTTCTTCTGCTGGCTCTCGTTTTTTTCACGCTCAAAATGCGCCCTCCGCTTGGTCCGGAGCAATAAACCGCTTGTTTGGATCCTCCGCGAAAAACGGCGGATCAGGCGCTCGTTGGATTCGTTGTCTCTCCGTTTGATGGTGATAGGCATAGGTACAATGAGGATACCACAATACTTCTTTGGCTGTCAATCGCTCTAGTGGTTCTTGATAAGGCGCTTTTTAATCTCATCAACGATTTTCGCGAGGTCAACAACTTCCTGAATCCCGTTCTCCATGTCGCGGATGATGACCGTTTGGTCCAACAGCTCTTTTTGGCCAAGAATAACCGCATACACGACGCCCAACTTGTCCGCGTGCTCAAGCTGGGCTTTAAGGCCGAGCTTTGCGAAGTTCGCGCGGACCGGGAGTCCTGCGCTCCGCAGCGTCTCAAACAGCACAAAGGCGTGTTTGGTTGCCTCTTCTCCCAGCTGGGCCAGGAGCACCTGCGGCGCTTTTTCGGCGGGAATCGGCGCGCCGGATTTCTTAAGCGCCAAAATCACCCGCTCCAAACCGAATGCCATGCCAACGCCCGGCGTTGCCCTGCCTCCCAAAAGCTCAACCAGGCCGTCGTACCGCCCGCCCCCGCCGATGACCATGTCCCGAGAAGCGCCTTCTTCTTCGCCTTCCCGCTCAACAGACGCCACAATTTCAAACGTAGTCCGGTTGTAGTAATCAAGGCCGCGGACAATGTAGGGATCCAGCTCGTAGGGAACGCCGCTCTCGTCCAGGTGCTCAAGCACCGCCACAAAATGCTTTTTGGAATCCTCATCAAGGTTATCAACCAAGAGCGGCGCTTCCCCGAGGAGTGTGCGGCACCCCTCCTCTTTGCAATCAAGCATGCGCAGGGGATTTTTGGCAAACCGATTCTTGCAATCCTCGCACAAAAGGCTGCGCTTGGGTTTTACGTAGTCCTTAAGGAGCCGCACGTACGCGTCCCGGGATTCGCCCGAACCCAGGCTGTTGATGTGGATGGTGGCAGCAAGCCCCAGGTGCGTGCACACGAGGTGCGAGAGGAAAATAATTTCAGCGTCAGCAACCGGATGCTCGTTGCCGAAGAGCTCTATGGAGAGCTGGTGGTGCTGCCGGTACCTGCCCGACTGCGGGCGCTCGTACCGAAACGCGGGGCCGGTGCTGTACAGCTTTACCGGCTGCGGCCGGTTGAACATGCCGTGCTCAATGTACGCGCGCGCCATGCTGGCTGTAAATTCCGGCCGCAAGGTAACGGACTCCCCGCCCTGGTCGGTAAACGTGAACATTTCTTTTGAAACAATGTCCGTGTGCTCGCCAATGGTCCGCTTAAAAAGCGGCGTTGCCTCCAAGAGCGGCAGCTGGATTTCGCCGTACCCGTAATCCGCAAGCAACGGCAGGGCAGTTGCGCGGACGCGCTGCCAGTAGGGAGCTTCCTCGGGTAAAATATCTTTAAACCCCCGCAGGAGCGTTGGGGTTTTGGGGGACCGCTTTTTTTT
This sequence is a window from Parcubacteria group bacterium. Protein-coding genes within it:
- a CDS encoding YtxH domain-containing protein, with the translated sequence MGKSGKFLAGALLGAAAAALLTPVAGKKARKKVAEGLEKAGVDREMVEETLRAAAKKGSDLLKQARKEVAASKTKTKSK
- a CDS encoding GatB/YqeY domain-containing protein, whose product is MPLLSEQLDTDFKQALKSRDAETLSVLRLVRSGIKNFEIEKRGAASDEDIIAILQREIKQHKESIEANEKAGRPEEAARLQKEVAFLSAYLPAPLTGQELKDVVKAALAETGAESLADLGKVMGRIMPQVRGRASGDEVGQMVRELLGNG
- a CDS encoding histidine--tRNA ligase; the encoded protein is MAEDKKKKRSPKTPTLLRGFKDILPEEAPYWQRVRATALPLLADYGYGEIQLPLLEATPLFKRTIGEHTDIVSKEMFTFTDQGGESVTLRPEFTASMARAYIEHGMFNRPQPVKLYSTGPAFRYERPQSGRYRQHHQLSIELFGNEHPVADAEIIFLSHLVCTHLGLAATIHINSLGSGESRDAYVRLLKDYVKPKRSLLCEDCKNRFAKNPLRMLDCKEEGCRTLLGEAPLLVDNLDEDSKKHFVAVLEHLDESGVPYELDPYIVRGLDYYNRTTFEIVASVEREGEEEGASRDMVIGGGGRYDGLVELLGGRATPGVGMAFGLERVILALKKSGAPIPAEKAPQVLLAQLGEEATKHAFVLFETLRSAGLPVRANFAKLGLKAQLEHADKLGVVYAVILGQKELLDQTVIIRDMENGIQEVVDLAKIVDEIKKRLIKNH